The segment ATGATCACGCCGCCAAGTTCCTGATCCTGCTGAGCGGAAAGCGCGACGCCAAAGCAGCTTGTCTCGCCGGTCCCATAAAGCGGCCGCGGGGTCAGCGCCAGCAGCGCGCCGAGCAAGGTCATGTGAATGGACGTCAGAAGCAGGGCGAAGGCGCCGGCGGCATTGCCTGTGTTGTGCGAGCCGCGGCGCGGCAGGCAGGCCAGCCACAGGAACAGCCCGGCGGCGAGGAATGTGACCTGCTCGACCGCGGTGACAAACAGCGAGCTTTGCGCCAGAGCCCGCAAGGCCGGCGCGTGCCAGGACCAGACGATCATGAGTTCGACGAGGGAGGCGGGCAGCGCGAGGGTGAACGCCCGGCTTGCATCTGGTGTCGGGCCGAGCGGGATCCCGATCGCCATCAGCGGCGCGGCGATCGCCACCACTCCCATATGCGCCAGCATGTGCGCCGAAAACGAATCCCGCCAGCCGTCGAGCAGCGGCCCGAGCCAGACCAGGGCGAGGACGAGGATGCCGAGGATCAAGCAGGCGCGTCTCACCGGATACACTCCGTCAGGAACAATGCGGGCATCGCCGTGAAGATCACGGCGATGAAGCTAAGATCCGAGAGCAGCAGCGTCGCAAAGCCCTGGAACAGGGTCCGGTCGCGTCTCGTCGGATCGTCATGCGGCGGATCGTCTGTGCCGAAGCCCCATTGCCGCCAGGCGAGCCATGCTGACAGCGCGATCAGCGACAGGGCGACCACAGTGGCGACGGCGATGCCGGCGCGCACAGCGCTGAAACTCAGCCCGACAAGTTCAGGCTTGGCGCAGTAGATCGCCGCGCCGACGTAGCAAACAAGGAAATGCGCAGCCCACACCACCGGCGCGGTGAACAGCGTCCAGAGTGTCTCGATCTGTTTCGGGACGAGCCGCATCGCCGCCTCACATCGCTGCCGGAAACAGGCCGATGATGGCGAAGGTGATGACGGCGGCAATCAGCAGGAAATGCCAGTAGAGCACCACGTTGCCAAGATCCAGGTCATGCTTCGGCGTCAGTCGGCCGGCCAGCGAGCGGGCCAGGCAATAGGCCTGCATGACCGTGCCGAGCGCCGCATGGGCGAGTACCCAGATCACCAGGATCCACACGATTGCGGGATAGACGTGACGCGTCGGGTCCATGCCTGGAAACCACGGCGCGGCCAGACCTGTGGCGGATGCGGCAACGGTCGTCAGCAGGGACAGCACCAGCAAGCCGCGCATAGTGGCCGTAGCGCCGCGCCTGTTGACCGTGCGTGCCGCCACCATCAGGCCCCACGCCGCAGCGAACAGGCTGGCAGCGACCAGTGACCAGACCGCATCGGGCCCGGCAATCCCCGCGGTGAAGTCGGCATGGATCGTCCAGTAGAAGAAATAGCCGAAGACGAGGCTGGCGAATGCCGTGCCGTCGCCCACCATGGTGATGAACATCGCCCACCAGCCCACGGAATCGGAGCCGGAGGCATAAAGCGGCAGGCTGAGGCCGAGGCCGACATCCTTTTCCGGCTTCTCGGGGATTTCGCCAGTGCCCGTCCAGAGCCAGTAGATGACGGCGCAAAAGCAGATGATTGCGGCCAGCGCCGTGGCGATCCACCAGTGGAAGGTAAGCGCGATGAAAGCGGCCCCGAGCGAGAGGGCCGAGACGATGGTGACTTGGGAGGTGCCGCCGACGCGCAGCACCTGGACGGGTTCGGCGTCGAGCACGGAGGTGACCAGTCCCTCGCGCCATCCCTCTTCCGCGTCGGGCAGGTAATAGCGGCCTTCATTGACCTTGCGGGCAAGGTCTTTCTGGTCCCAAAGGGGGTAGCGACTGCACACGATGGGTATCGAGCGGACGCCCCAGTTCTCCTCCGGCTCGGAAATCCATTCCAGCGTGCCGGCATTCCAAGGGTTGAATTCGCCGCGCGGCTGCCGGTGCTTCGGCCTGAGCACGTCGAAGACGACGACCAGCACGCCCGCGGCGAAAATGAAGGCCCCGGCCGTCGAGATCAGGTTCAGCCAGTCCCAGCCGATTTCGGCTGGATAGGTGAAGACGCGGCGGGGCATGCCGCGCAAGCCGCTCAGATGCATGGGGAAAAAGGCGATGTTGAAGCCGCAGAACATCAGCCAGAAGGCAATCCGCCCCAACCGGTCGGAGAGCTTCTTCGCGTCGATCAGCGGATAGTAGTAATAGAGCCCGGCCACG is part of the Mesorhizobium sp. L-2-11 genome and harbors:
- the ctaD gene encoding cytochrome c oxidase subunit I codes for the protein MSAAVKARSPQEYKAQEERLRAVWANPAGWRYWTSVNNYQIGLWYGSAAFAFMLFAGVLALLMRLQLAVPDNDFLSADFFNQAFTLHGTVMMFLFAVPIFEAVAIFLLPPMLGAREMPFPRLGAFSFWSFLLGGIFVCGSIFFNAAPSAGWFMYPPLATDKEFSGIGADIWLLGLSFIEVASIAAAVELIVGIMKCRAPGMRINLMPLFAWYLLIVAGMILFAFPPLIAGDLLFEMERMFDWPFFDAARGGDPLLWQHLFWIFGHPEVYIIFLPAIALMAMIVPTFSQRPIVGYSWIVLAAVGTGFLSFGLWVHHMFATGLPQISLAFFSAASEAVAIPTGVQIFVFIATMLAGRVIFSTPMLFGTGGLAIFVIGGLTGVMVALAPFDWQAHDTYFVVAHLHYVLIGGMLFPVVAGLYYYYPLIDAKKLSDRLGRIAFWLMFCGFNIAFFPMHLSGLRGMPRRVFTYPAEIGWDWLNLISTAGAFIFAAGVLVVVFDVLRPKHRQPRGEFNPWNAGTLEWISEPEENWGVRSIPIVCSRYPLWDQKDLARKVNEGRYYLPDAEEGWREGLVTSVLDAEPVQVLRVGGTSQVTIVSALSLGAAFIALTFHWWIATALAAIICFCAVIYWLWTGTGEIPEKPEKDVGLGLSLPLYASGSDSVGWWAMFITMVGDGTAFASLVFGYFFYWTIHADFTAGIAGPDAVWSLVAASLFAAAWGLMVAARTVNRRGATATMRGLLVLSLLTTVAASATGLAAPWFPGMDPTRHVYPAIVWILVIWVLAHAALGTVMQAYCLARSLAGRLTPKHDLDLGNVVLYWHFLLIAAVITFAIIGLFPAAM
- a CDS encoding cytochrome c oxidase assembly protein, which encodes MRRACLILGILVLALVWLGPLLDGWRDSFSAHMLAHMGVVAIAAPLMAIGIPLGPTPDASRAFTLALPASLVELMIVWSWHAPALRALAQSSLFVTAVEQVTFLAAGLFLWLACLPRRGSHNTGNAAGAFALLLTSIHMTLLGALLALTPRPLYGTGETSCFGVALSAQQDQELGGVIMLLVGAAVYLAGGMTLFARILATPPRKTI